From one Lycium barbarum isolate Lr01 chromosome 6, ASM1917538v2, whole genome shotgun sequence genomic stretch:
- the LOC132645522 gene encoding uncharacterized protein LOC132645522, whose amino-acid sequence MGEREQVRPLAPVSDRPGSDDDEATLNKKKFHQRRCFKYCACVSTLLLILAIILIILIFTVFKIKDPIIRMNGVTVEKLDLVNTTILPMPKPGSNMTIKADVSVKNPNYSSFRYSNTTTSISYRDTVVGEARGPPGKSKARRTMRMNITIDIITDKIVSHPGLLDDISTGLLTMNSFTRVGGRVKLLNMIKKHVVVKMNCSITVNITSQAIQDQKCTKKVKV is encoded by the coding sequence ATGGGGGAGAGAGAACAAGTTAGGCCACTAGCTCCAGTATCCGATCGACCGGGCAGCGACGACGACGAAGCAACGTTAAACAAAAAAAAGTTTCATCAAAGAAGATGCTTCAAATACTGTGCTTGTGTATCTACTCTTCTTCTCATTCTAGCCATAATACTCATCATTTTGATCTTCACAGTGTTCAAAATAAAAGACCCTATTATTAGAATGAATGGTGTCACAGTTGAAAAACTAGACCTTGTTAACACCACCATTCTCCCTATGCCTAAACCAGGTTCCAACATGACCATAAAAGCTGATGTCTCAGTGAAAAATCCTAATTATTCATCATTTAGGTACAGTAACACAACCACCAGTATTTCCTACCGTGATACAGTGGTCGGTGAAGCGCGGGGCCCACCGGGGAAATCGAAGGCACGAAGGACTATGAGGATGAACATAACAATTGATATTATTACGGACAAGATTGTGTCACACCCTGGCTTACTGGATGATATTAGTACTGGTTTGCTGACTATGAATAGCTTCACAAGAGTTGGTGGGAGGGTCAAGTTGTTGAATATGATCAAGAAACATGTGGTTGTGAAGATGAATTGCAGTATCACTGTGAATATTACTAGCCAGGCAATTCAAGATCAAAAGTGCACTAAAAAGGTTAAGGTTTAA